Proteins from a single region of Trichoderma asperellum chromosome 3, complete sequence:
- a CDS encoding uncharacterized protein (EggNog:ENOG41) — MRVAIKQTGHDFLGRSTGYASLEIWTHNLRQGLTFHDSYLSTSQCSPQEPEGMESTGAALWAGSAITIGGAYTWAEVYQFAHEQNAIVVGGTCTGVGAVGGYLQGGGHSASMRDFGIATDQVLEYTVVLANGNVVTVNACSNTDLFQALRGEAVAPMELSSTRPSKHSFLDAVATWYETTPMILEANLGGYAGWAAWDGDTLLAPKVRRLESAFGGFNRSVDDIQESMAPVVAKLAPLNSKGMNIMAEYIAFPDYFTYFHDVHANSMNVGQSIIMTSRFLRSTQLINSTALRQMVNVTAGLPGQNAFTVVGVNGGGAVALDVPNTTINPVWRQSLVNNLVARNWPDTAPYLEVKAAQDDITYVKGASLESLAPDTGTYINEANYKDPNYLVNFYGTTRPTLEAIKKNYDPNDLFYCVTCIGSNYWYQQANGPLCRKDS; from the coding sequence ATGCGCGTTGCTATCAAGCAAACTGGTCACGATTTCCTGGGCCGCTCAACAGGTTACGCTAGTCTCGAGATCTGGACACATAACCTCCGCCAGGGCCTCACTTTCCACGACTCATATTTATCAACTAGCCAATGTTCTCCGCAGGAACCTGAGGGTATGGAGTCTACCGGGGCAGCTCTTTGGGCCGGCAGCGCGATTACCATTGGTGGAGCATACACGTGGGCAGAAGTGTATCAATTTGCGCACGAACAAAACGCGATCGTCGTTGGCGGAACGTGTACAGGAGTAGGTGCCGTTGGCGGATACTTGCAAGGTGGAGGCCACTCGGCTTCTATGCGCGATTTCGGTATTGCTACGGACCAAGTCCTTGAGTATACAGTTGTTCTCGCAAATGGAAATGTCGTCACGGTGAATGCGTGCTCGAATACCGATTTGTTCCAGGCACTTAGGGGGGAGGCGGTGGCACCTATGGAGTTGTCGTCAACGCGACCGTCAAAGCATTCTTTCTTGGATGCCGTTGCGACCTGGTATGAAACTACGCCTATGATCCTAGAGGCAAATCTTGGTGGTTATGCTGGCTGGGCGGCCTGGGACGGAGACACACTCTTGGCTCCGAAAGTCAGACGACTAGAGTCGGCCTTTGGTGGCTTCAATAGAAGCGTCGATGATATACAAGAAAGCATGGCACCCGTGGTAGCGAAATTAGCGCCATTAAATTCTAAGGGTATGAACATAATGGCAGAATACATTGCATTTCCCGATTATTTCACCTATTTCCACGATGTTCATGCAAATAGCATGAACGTTGGGCAGAGTATAATTATGACTTCTCGATTTCTGCGGAGTACGCAGCTCATTAATAGCACTGCCCTGCGACAAATGGTCAATGTCACTGCAGGCCTCCCTGGCCAGAATGCGTTTACCGTTGTGGGTGTCAACGGCGGCGGTGCTGTGGCTTTGGACGTCCCTAATACTACCATCAACCCGGTCTGGCGGCAATCTTTAGTGAACAACCTCGTGGCCCGTAACTGGCCAGATACAGCTCCTTACTTGGAAGTGAAAGCGGCACAGGATGATATAACCTACGTTAAAGGCGCCTCATTGGAATCGCTGGCACCTGACACTGGAACCTATATCAATGAAGCAAACTACAAAGATCCGAACTATCTGGTAAATTTCTACGGCACAACGAGGCCAACGCTTGAAGCGATCAAGAAGAACTACGATCCCAACGACTTATTCTACTGCGTGACGTGCATAGGGTCAAACTACTGGTATCAGCAGGCCAATGGACCCCTTTGTCGGAAAGATAGCTGA
- a CDS encoding uncharacterized protein (EggNog:ENOG41), with the protein MPTTSATDRTTPTRSYRCAVACQGCRQRKVRCSLAVTGKPCIGCTQDRTECIVVPKQRRKTRKSHPKVIRRHDPNPMQGSNAVDDLPADDESNPSMSSSTFQNGGGEVDPISIPTHPAFGGDSSEGGPGNGGDVGIASLEQSQEVGTTTIRAEVHGDIENEERSGFEIATAALGQSQRNGEVPFYAGGTTGPTSALDICSPEKSLSRHFLIPSRARSPLSDVDRSYLQAKGVLTLPKAESCDSLLRAYLHHVHPIMPVIEVDHILEYQHSGRLHEYNILLLWSIFSAAVNFVPSEICQQEGYNSRKEMKAAMYSRAKCMFTVSKEIDKVVLIQSSLLLGFWISEQDQHLQPWYWTGTAINLCQMLGLHRDPDFSKFNSAVTDRQRCLWRRLWWSSFYRDCWLGLNFGRPLRINLTDCDTPLPMATDVLIDLVGVPESTSASFIPDDMSRLASYWVTLVELSKKLGAVIALNYQAQRPRPTIQQFTSLESGILQCALPNQYESNQTSLARFHSLHVHLHYQVLLIALYRPYGSETPAGLDTEPEDWQHRMCLKAGEAASKTNDIFNALAEDGLLIFAGPMTPGLLAPAMQTHLLFYKSADPLTRRLKLHKLEMCMLIMEELQKTYSVASLYRGIFLKAMEQICPSYQTKSMTSDQAISSVPRSDSANRNHTGDKVASSQSVAEHVGNTTSFTSASGQDTDILGDFMDSLIDDSSIFNFWEIWN; encoded by the exons ATGCCGACCACATCAGCTACCGATCGTACGACCCCAACCCGCAGCTACCGCTGCGCAGTTGCCTGTCAGGGCTGTCGCCAGCGCAAAGTTCGATGCAGCTTGGCTGTCACGGGTAAACCTTGCATAGGCTGTACTCAGGATCGGACCGAGTGTATTGTCGTCCCAAAGCAGCGAAGGAA AACCCGAAAATCGCATCCCAAAGTCATTCGCCGGCATGATCCAAATCCTATGCAAGGTTCCAACGCTGTAGATGATCTTCCCGCTGATGATGAGTCGAATCCCAGTATGAGCTCATCTACCTTTCAAAATGGGGGGGGTGAGGTAGATCCAATCTCTATACCGACTCATCCGGCTTTTGGAGGTGACTCTAGTGAAGGCGGTCCGGGCAATGGAGGCGATGTCGGAATAGCATCGTTGGAACAATCTCAAGAAGTCGGTACTACGACTATTCGCGCCGAAGTTCACGGTGATATCGAGAATGAGGAGAGAAGCGGGTTTGAGATTGCGACAGCAGCGTTAGGGCAATCTCAAAGAAACGGCGAGGTGCCTTTCTACGCCG GAGGCACGACCGGACCCACATCCGCTCTGGACATTTGTTCACCAGAGAAATCGTTGTCAAGGCACTTTCTCATCCCATCTCGGGCTCGTTCCCCTCTTTCAGATGTGGACCGAAGCTATCTTCAGGCGAAAGGAGTACTTACGCTTCCCAAGGCAGAAAGCTGTGACAGCCTCCTTCGAGCGTATCTCCATCACGTTCATCCCATAATGCCAGTCATTGAAGTCGATCACATCCTAGAATACCAGCATAGCGGGAGACTTCATGAGTACAACATTCTCCTACTCTGGAGTATTTTCTCTGCTGCAGTTAAT TTTGTCCCTTCTGAAATCTGTCAGCAAGAGGGTTATAATTCTCGAAAGGAAATGAAGGCTGCAATGTATTCACGTGCAAAG TGTATGTTTACCGTCAGTAAAGAAATAGACAAGGTGGTCCTTATACagtcttctttattattgGGATTCTGGATTTCAGAACAAGATCAACATTTGCAACCTTGGTACTGGACTGGAACCGCAATCAACCTCTGCCAGATGCTGGGACTGCATCGTGATCCAGACTTCTCAAAATTTAATTCTGCAGTCACCGATCGACAACGGTGCCTGTGGCGTCGGCTTTGGTGGAGCTCATTCTATCGAGACTGCTGGCTTGGCTTAAATTTCGGAAGGCCACTAAGAATTAACCTTACCGACTGCGATACACCTTTGCCAATGGCCACGGATGTGCTTATTGATTTAGTAGGGGTGCCTGAAAGTACATCCGCTAGCTTTATACCAGATGATATGTCTAGGCTGGCCTCTTACTGGGTGACATTGGTTGAATTGAGCAAGAAACTGGGTGCTGTAATTGCTTTAAACTACCAAGCTCAACGACCAAGGCCTACTATCCAGCAGTTTACATCTCTTGAATCGGGGATTCTCCAGTGCGCATTACCAAATCAATATGAGTCTAATCAGACGAGTTTGGCACGGTTTCATTCTTTACATGTTCATTTGCACTACCA GGTACTtcttattgctttatatcgGCCTTATGGATCCGAAACTCCAGCTGGTCTTGATACTGAACCTGAAGATTGGCAACATCGGATGTGTCTGAAGGCTGGTGAAGCTGCATCTAAGACCAATGATATTTTTAATGCCCTCGCAGAAGATGGCCTTCTCATATTCGCCGGGCCAATGAC ACCAGGACTCTTAGCCCCAGCAATGCAAACgcacttacttttttataagtctGCCGACCCCCTCACAAGACGCCTTAAGCTTCACAAACTTGAGATGTGCATGCTTATTATGGAAGAACTTCAAAAAACCTACAGTGTCGCTTCCCTTTACCGAGGGATTTTCCTCAAGGCTATGGAGCAGATCTGCCCCTCCTACCAAACAAAATCAATGACTTCCGACCAAGCAATCAGCTCAGTTCCAAGAAGTGATTCTGCCAACAGGAACCACACTGGGGATAAGGTTGCCTCTAGTCAGTCAGTCGCAGAACATGTTGGTAACACCACTTCATTTACCAGTGCGTCGGGGCAAGATACCGACATACTTGGAGATTTCATGGACTCATTAATTGATGACTCCTCAATATTTAACTTCTGGGAAATAtggaattaa
- a CDS encoding uncharacterized protein (EggNog:ENOG41), with protein MPTTSATDRTTPTRSYRCAVACQGCRQRKVRCSLAVTGKPCIGCTQDRTECIVVPKQRRKTRKSHPKVIRRHDPNPMQGSNAVDDLPADDESNPSMSSSTFQNGGGEVDPISIPTHPAFGGDSSEGGPGNGGDVGIASLEQSQEVGTTTIRAEVHGDIENEERSGFEIATAALGQSQRNGEVPFYAGGTTGPTSALDICSPEKSLSRHFLIPSRARSPLSDVDRSYLQAKGVLTLPKAESCDSLLRAYLHHVHPIMPVIEVDHILEYQHSGRLHEYNILLLWSIFSAAVNFVPSEICQQEGYNSRKEMKAAMYSRAKCMFTVSKEIDKVVLIQSSLLLGFWISEQDQHLQPWYWTGTAINLCQMLGLHRDPDFSKFNSAVTDRQRCLWRRLWWSSFYRDCWLGLNFGRPLRINLTDCDTPLPMATDVLIDLVGVPESTSASFIPDDMSRLASYWVTLVELSKKLGAVIALNYQAQRPRPTIQQFTSLESGILQCALPNQYESNQTSLARFHSLHVHLHYQVLLIALYRPYGSETPAGLDTEPEDWQHRMCLKAGEAASKTNDIFNALAEDGLLIFAGPMT; from the exons ATGCCGACCACATCAGCTACCGATCGTACGACCCCAACCCGCAGCTACCGCTGCGCAGTTGCCTGTCAGGGCTGTCGCCAGCGCAAAGTTCGATGCAGCTTGGCTGTCACGGGTAAACCTTGCATAGGCTGTACTCAGGATCGGACCGAGTGTATTGTCGTCCCAAAGCAGCGAAGGAA AACCCGAAAATCGCATCCCAAAGTCATTCGCCGGCATGATCCAAATCCTATGCAAGGTTCCAACGCTGTAGATGATCTTCCCGCTGATGATGAGTCGAATCCCAGTATGAGCTCATCTACCTTTCAAAATGGGGGGGGTGAGGTAGATCCAATCTCTATACCGACTCATCCGGCTTTTGGAGGTGACTCTAGTGAAGGCGGTCCGGGCAATGGAGGCGATGTCGGAATAGCATCGTTGGAACAATCTCAAGAAGTCGGTACTACGACTATTCGCGCCGAAGTTCACGGTGATATCGAGAATGAGGAGAGAAGCGGGTTTGAGATTGCGACAGCAGCGTTAGGGCAATCTCAAAGAAACGGCGAGGTGCCTTTCTACGCCG GAGGCACGACCGGACCCACATCCGCTCTGGACATTTGTTCACCAGAGAAATCGTTGTCAAGGCACTTTCTCATCCCATCTCGGGCTCGTTCCCCTCTTTCAGATGTGGACCGAAGCTATCTTCAGGCGAAAGGAGTACTTACGCTTCCCAAGGCAGAAAGCTGTGACAGCCTCCTTCGAGCGTATCTCCATCACGTTCATCCCATAATGCCAGTCATTGAAGTCGATCACATCCTAGAATACCAGCATAGCGGGAGACTTCATGAGTACAACATTCTCCTACTCTGGAGTATTTTCTCTGCTGCAGTTAAT TTTGTCCCTTCTGAAATCTGTCAGCAAGAGGGTTATAATTCTCGAAAGGAAATGAAGGCTGCAATGTATTCACGTGCAAAG TGTATGTTTACCGTCAGTAAAGAAATAGACAAGGTGGTCCTTATACagtcttctttattattgGGATTCTGGATTTCAGAACAAGATCAACATTTGCAACCTTGGTACTGGACTGGAACCGCAATCAACCTCTGCCAGATGCTGGGACTGCATCGTGATCCAGACTTCTCAAAATTTAATTCTGCAGTCACCGATCGACAACGGTGCCTGTGGCGTCGGCTTTGGTGGAGCTCATTCTATCGAGACTGCTGGCTTGGCTTAAATTTCGGAAGGCCACTAAGAATTAACCTTACCGACTGCGATACACCTTTGCCAATGGCCACGGATGTGCTTATTGATTTAGTAGGGGTGCCTGAAAGTACATCCGCTAGCTTTATACCAGATGATATGTCTAGGCTGGCCTCTTACTGGGTGACATTGGTTGAATTGAGCAAGAAACTGGGTGCTGTAATTGCTTTAAACTACCAAGCTCAACGACCAAGGCCTACTATCCAGCAGTTTACATCTCTTGAATCGGGGATTCTCCAGTGCGCATTACCAAATCAATATGAGTCTAATCAGACGAGTTTGGCACGGTTTCATTCTTTACATGTTCATTTGCACTACCA GGTACTtcttattgctttatatcgGCCTTATGGATCCGAAACTCCAGCTGGTCTTGATACTGAACCTGAAGATTGGCAACATCGGATGTGTCTGAAGGCTGGTGAAGCTGCATCTAAGACCAATGATATTTTTAATGCCCTCGCAGAAGATGGCCTTCTCATATTCGCCGGGCCAATGACGTAA
- a CDS encoding uncharacterized protein (TransMembrane:1 (o400-418i)~EggNog:ENOG41): MGETRVRKDLGRRKACDACCRRKIRCDANVPKCSACVLHGTSCTWTPGLHVKAPVIKIQDVMSSQNRRFADIESRLAALERSLRGNSVSRHTLMEEPRSPVSTLTSDLAGFTTTTASIENSGHFALPPRDQVSVLVENYFSDYNQAMPLFHQPLFMQILENWYRFPHERNEASWASINVVLALSLQQTPSAATTSDDLVSSECIKNAQSVLNRLVIRDEDLQGLQVVLALVILFLGTSRPQPSCVLIGTAVKLAHRLKLHLQEGLDDENIELAAQKERLLWITYILDRDISMRTVEPYGLQEHDMEVDTISPILKDDLVGVLSLPGNPSQTANIFHLRIQLARIQGLMYDLTYSVRARKLSGDQQTTAVERLTHLLEGWRNAVPEGFRIEDLPTCGSDNVLSQFVPLYLAYFLCLFTANRLQIRNSTWIERLMAFCDEIIHSDDVTGPSSSKSHIKSSMKLLPTNWSSIVEAARLCMRLHQFVSHIRLSTLPSIICSYRSALVILIANNLTVGEHPLHDQIEDDLRLIEEALIIFEKQSMDTNDDFGQPSVLSVCRKLNHGSKLAIWRLQQG; this comes from the exons ATGGGTGAGACGAGAGTGCGGAAGGATCTTGGTAGAAGAAAG GCATGCGATGCATGTTGCCGCCGGAAGATTCGATGTGATGCCAATGTCCCCAAATGCTCCGCCTGCGTCTTACACGGCACCTCATGCACGTGGACTCCAGGGCTTCATGTAAAAGCACCTGTTATAAAGATACAGGATGT TATGAGCTCACAAAATCGTCGCTTCGCTGATATCGAAAGTCGCTTAGCGGCTCTCGAACGCTCCCTTCGCGGCAACTCAGTGTCTCGGCACACATTGATGGAAGAGCCGAGATCCCCAGTGTCTACCCTTACAAGTGATTTAGCAGGATttacgacgacgacggcgtcGATCGAAAACAGCGGCCATTTCGCCTTGCCACCCCGGGACCAAGTGTCTGTATTGGTAGAAAACTATTTTTCTGACTACAATCAGGCCATGCCCTTGTTTCATCAACCCTTATTTATGCAAATTCTGGAAAATTGGTACCGATTTCCCCACGAGCGAAACGAAGCGTCATGGGCATCTATAAATGTCGTCCTCGCTTTAAGTCTACAGCAGACGCCCTCGGCTGCAACAACCAGCGACGACCTGGTATCCTCAGAATGCATCAAGAACGCTCAATCAGTACTGAACCGTCTTGTTATTCGAGATGAGGATTTACAAGGGTTGCAGGTCGTCTTGGCACTTGTGATTCTGTTTCTCGGCACCTCGCGGCCGCAGCCCTCTTGTGTCCTGATCGGGACGGCAGTTAAACTAGCGCATCGGCTTAAACTTCATCTCCAGGAAGGACTCGATGATGAAAATATTGAGCTGGCGGCTCAGAAGGAGAGATTACTATGGATTACGTACATACTGGATAGAGACATATCCATGCGAACGGTTGAACCCTATGGGCTTCAGGAGCACGACATGGAGGTTGATACCATTTCACCAATTCTGAAAGACGATCTTGTTGGTGTTTTGTCTCTGCCAGGCAACCCTAGCCAGACTGCAAACATATTCCATCTCCGGATTCAATTGGCCCGTATTCAGGGGCTGATGTACGATCTCACATACTCGGTGCGAGCGCGGAAACTTTCTGGCGACCAACAGACCACCGCCGTAGAACGGCTGACGCACTTGCTCGAGGGATGGCGCAATGCTGTTCCGGAAGGCTTTCGTATTGAAGATCTCCCTACTTGCGGATCGGATAATGTTCTGAGTCAGTTTGTACCCTTATATCTTGCATATTTTCTATGCCTGTTTACTGCAAATCGCTTGCAAATTCGCAATTCAACCTGGATAGAGCGCCTAATGGCTTTTTGTGACGAAATCATACATAGCGACGATGTAACCGGTCCATCCTCGTCGAAGTCACATATAAAGTCAAGTATGAAGTTGTTGCCGACTAATTGGTCCAGCATAGTTGAGGCCGCAAGATTATGTATGAGACTTCACCAATTCGTCAGCCATATTCGATTATCGACATTGCC TAGCATTATTTGCAGTTACCGATCTGCACTTGTCATCCTTATCGCAAACAACCTGACCGTGGGAGAGCATCCTCTCCATGATCAGATCGAAGATGACTTACGGCTTATAGAAGAAGCATTGATAATATTCGAAAAACAGTCTATGGACACAAATGACGATTTTGGACAACCTAGTGTTTTGTCTGTTTGCCGGAAATTGAATCACGGGTCAAAATTAGCAATATGGAGGCTGCAGCAGGGTTAA
- a CDS encoding uncharacterized protein (EggNog:ENOG41), translated as MDNTDNLVIPKWVSFTKEWHTKPYPDISPSRSGLSAAGKNVVITGGGTGIGKAVAIAFAQAGANSVSILGRRLDRLKSSVIAISAATQSNTQVLYRKADLTEHAQVQDALASITSAVGKVDIFVNNAGALPPPGLVAKYNATTFMGAFEMNVLTSLNAIQAFIPLAGADPILLNISTNLAHVRPMAGMPAYAASKAAQLKMVEHFAVENPELHVVSLQPGVIATEIAGPDSNVQGQDEVELPAHFCVWLASSEAKFLKGKFVWANWDVPELLQRAEEIRDSRLLTIGLAGVAM; from the exons ATGGATAATACCGACAACCTGGTGATCCCAAAATGGGTATCCTTCACTAAAGAGTGGCATACAAAACCATACCCGGATATTTCCCCCAGTCGTAGTGGTCTGTCTGCTGCTGGGAAGAACGTGGTTATTACAGGAGGCGGCACAGGCATTGGGAAAGCCGTCGCCATTGCATTCGCCCAAGCCGGAGCCAACAGTGTCTCCATCCTAGGAAGGCGGCTGGATAGACTTAAAAGCAGCGTCATTGCGATTTCGGCCGCCACTCAGTCTAACACCCAAGTCCTTTACAGAAAAGCAGATCTTACAGAGCATGCGCAAGTCCAAGATGCACTTGCAAGTATTACAAGCGCAGTAGGCAAGGTGGACATATTTGTTAACAATGCAGGCGCACTTCCACCCCCAGGGTTGGTAGCAAAATACAATGCAACAACATTTATGGGAGCCTTTGAGATGAATGTCCTTACATCGCTCAATGCTATTCAAGCATTCATTCCTCTCGCCGGGGCTGATCCGATACTACTCAATATATCTACTAACCTTGCGCATGTACGGCCTATGGCTGGCATGCCAGCGTATGCGGCAAGCAAGGCGGCACAGCTTAAGATGGTCGAGCATTTTGCGGTAGAGAACCCGGAGCTACATGTTGTCAGTCTTCAACCAGGGGTTATTGCGACGGAAATTGCTGGCCCTGACTCTAATGTACAAGGTCAGGACGAAG TCGAATTACCAGCGCATTTCTGTGTGTGGTTGGCGTCATCTGAGGCAAAGTTCTTGAAAGGGAAATTTGTATGGGCTAATTGGGATGTTCCTGAGCTGCTGCAACGGGCCGAGGAGATTCGCGACTCGCGACTGCTTACAATCGGCCTGGCCGGTGTTGCAATGTAA
- a CDS encoding uncharacterized protein (EggNog:ENOG41) — MDGQKIAKDQPFDLKTQVKRVAIVGAAGQLGRHITQELLKTNRHTITALTRKGGASKFPDSVKIAFVDYDDEESIVSALKGHEFLIITLAYSAGSEIHNKIVQAAAKAKIPHIMPNIYTADVVLNNQAIGDETGMGPAFRPLLSEIERLGLKWTVLVTGLWYEFSLACPPDWFGFDINKREVTIFDDGQARINTTTWAQCGRAVASFLGLKRVPGDDNDPSLTLQQFQNKAIYVSSFLISQREMLDSVERVTGTADADWDIRYERTAKRIQDGRAAFAAGDSKGLAKAYYSRIFSPDCPAVYQKKLHNGLFGLPEEDLDEATLLGVNMAKSGYSPF; from the exons ATGGACGGGCAAAAGATCGCTAAAGACCAGCCATTCGACCTAAAAACTCAGGTCAAGCGAGTGGCAATTGTGGGA GCTGCTGGGCAACTGGGACGACATATCACTCAGGAACTTCTCAAGACTAATAGGCATACAATCACAGCACTTACCCGTAAGGGAGGCGCTTCCAAATTTCCCGATAGCGTCAAAATCGCTTTCGTGGActatgatgacgaagaatcAATCGTTTCCGCGTTGAAAGGCCATGAGTTTCTTATAATTACATTAGCTTACTCGGCTGGAAGTGAAATACACAATAAAATTGTGCAGGCGGCAGCAAAGGCCAAAATACCACACATCATGCCCAACATCTACACGGCGGATGTTGTATTGAACAATCAAGCCATCGGTGATGAAACTGGAATGGGCCCAGCTTTTAGGCCACTTCTCTCCGAGATTGAGCGCCTTGGCTTAAAATGGACTGTCTTGGTGACTGGCTTGTGGTACGAATTTAGTCTGGCGTGTCCACCTGACTGGTTTGGATTCGACATCAACAAGAGAGAAGTCACAATATTTGATGATGGACAAGCTCGAATCAACACTACTACATGGGCACAGTGCGGACGCGCTGTCGCCTCATTTCTGGGACTGAAAAGGGTCCCAGGCGATGACAACGACCCATCGCTAACACTACAGCAATTCCAGAACAAGGCTATATATGTGTCGAGTTTCTTAATTAGTCAACGGGAGATGCTAGATAGTGTTGAGCGTGTTACAGGCACAGCAGATGCTGATTGGGATATCCGGTATGAGCGCACGGCAAAGCGTATCCAGGACGGCAGAGCTGCATTTGCTGCGGGCGACTCCAAAGGTTTAGCCAAGGCTTATTATTCTCGCATCTTTTCTCCTGATTGTCCTGCAGTCTACCAGAAGAAACTTCATAATGGCTTGTTTGGTCTACCGGAGGAGGATTTGGATGAAGCGACATTGTTAGGAGTGAATATGGCAAAGAGTGGATATAGTCCGTTCTAA
- a CDS encoding uncharacterized protein (EggNog:ENOG41) gives MELFMQVLDAINIAIVPSPENQIFQKAAKIASWFVPGAAGIGLTIGQIGIGLGVAAGQASQLSSALLNANMNLFLPTGLELW, from the exons ATGGAACTCTTCATGCAAGTTTTGGACGCAATCAATATTGCCATCGTTCCCAGCCCAGAGAATCAGATCTTCCAGAAAGCTGCAAAAATCGCCAGTTGGTTCGT gcctggagctgctggcatcGGTCTCACAATCGGCCAAATTGGTATCGGACTCGGCGTGGCAGCCGGCCAGGCATCACAACTCTCTTCTGCATTGTTAAACGCCAACATGAATCTCTTTCTGCCAACCGGTCTTGAATTATGGTGA
- a CDS encoding uncharacterized protein (TransMembrane:7 (o15-33i40-59o71-98i110-130o150-169i181-204o224-243i)~EggNog:ENOG41) produces the protein MAHVTLSDGLAVWELVYYVVTLICSVFVSFRHGLARSSGWIFLTILSIMRVIGCSAQIATITATSDTAETIATIAGFLGLSPLLLATLGILSRVYYYLLKRPYNTIFNLFIARIVQVPAVVALILCIVGATSADTATDIINQDTVKAGVIVYLVVLILLTLLTIGANITRYITERQGESRMLLVVTLSLPFLFIRIIHSLLLIFNKRFQDSAAEESTSSVLIELFMAKVEEMIVVFLYLYAGFTHKAVPERNHGKRTTEEKLAHRAARGDFGGGKLGVLSLAVAAASASFSRENYNQSQHQPAEIGLRQQHRTRE, from the exons ATGGCTCACGTCACGCTGAGTGATGGCTTAGCCGTCTGGGAACTCGTCTACTACGTCGTTACACTCATCTGCAGCGTATTTGTATCTTTTCGGCACGGCCTAGCGCGGAGTTCAGGCTGGATTTTTCTCACGATACTTAGCATCATGCGTGTCATCGGTTGCTCTGCACAGATTGCAACGATAACTGCCACATCTGACACTGCCGAGACCATTGCTACCATTGCTGGCTTCTTGGGTCTGTCACCGCTCTTGCTAGCAACACTAGGAATTTTATCTCGAGT ATACTATTATCTCCTTAAACGGCCGTACAACACTATCTTCAATTTATTTATTGCGAGAATCGTTCAAGTCCCAGCTGTTGTCGCCCTCATCCTCTGTATTGTTGGAGCAACATCGGCAGACACCGCAACCGATATTATAAACCAAGACACGGTAAAGGCTGGAGTTATTGTGTACCTGGTTGTCCTGATTCTCCTCACCCTTCTGACGATAGGCGCCAACATTACGCGCTACATAACAGAACGGCAAGGTGAAAGTAGAATGCTACTTGTCGTAACATTGTCACTACCGTTCTTGTTTATTCGCATAAtccactctcttcttctcatttttAACAAACGATTCCAAGATTCGGCAGCAGAGGAATCAACGTCATCTGTCCTGATAGAACTATTCATGGCAAAGGTCGAGGAGATGATCGTCGTTTTCCTGTATTTGTATGCCGGTTTTACGCATAAAGCCGTTCCAGAAAGAAATCATGGCAAGCGAACCACTGAGGAAAAGCTCGCGCATCGGGCTGCTAGAGGAGATTTTGGCGGTGGCAAGTTGGGAGTACTATCTCTGGCagtcgcagcagccagcgcaAGCTTCAGCAGAGAGAATTATAACCAGAGTCAGCATCAACCCGCTGAAATTGGGTTGAGACAGCAGCACCGAACGAGGGAGTAG